In Daucus carota subsp. sativus chromosome 4, DH1 v3.0, whole genome shotgun sequence, one DNA window encodes the following:
- the LOC108192275 gene encoding replication protein A 70 kDa DNA-binding subunit B, with protein sequence MKRFQDDHILAIVRNNQRDAFLPMLKENEVYSISNLKLVPGPKLYRSVDRDLSVNFFYKTKIEEHQDTGSIPRYKFELQPFHRVKDLVGDTKCLIDVIGMVMSYGQLEKRSNDAQKMDVVLMDTRLKRGLIDIILADCHAAALQLSCKQNAKRREDVSNLMGRQSAPVHVLHPRGPREGNLCCDYWATGKKVFSYTSGASFKLFHFNIPFTANIADRATLSSTDATRSYFNIDYEPLNALNEKLSASIAGGHNSLQAPTARQFVTANENQPKELQIKSILEAKIPVGNNVLHCLCKGTIIDVLNGNGWYYICCPKCARAVRELEGKFYCAACTEEPYPVTQRYRVVIRIEDGTGSTTLTLFNKEAEQIIGAPLNTLLKEIEKEKLAEIPPALKNLIGKKCAFQIKITPYNIEKGCEEYTVTRVSELSLPPITNDAADSSEGSNKKQRTT encoded by the exons ATGAAAAG GTTTCAGGATGATCATATTTTGGCCATAGTGCGCAACAATCAAAGAGATGCATTCCTCCCGATGTTAAAAGAAAACGAGGTTTATAGCATATCGAACCTAAAACTGGTGCCCGGGCCAAAGCTGTACAGAAGCGTTGATAGGGACCTCTCAGTCAATTTCTTCTACAAAACTAAAATTGAAGAGCATCAGGACACTGGCTCCATACCTCGCTACAAGTTTGAATTGCAACCTTTTCACAGGGTCAAAGACTTGGTCGGGGACACTAAATGTTTAATAG ATGTCATCGGCATGGTTATGAGCTATGGGCAACTGGAAAAAAGGTCGAATGATGCACAAAAGATGGATGTGGTCCTCATGGATACAAG GCTTAAACGCGGGCTAATTGACATTATCCTTGCTGATTGCCATGCCGCTGCTTTACAGCTTTCATGCAAACAAAATGCAAAA CGAAGAGAAGATGTTAGTAACCTTATGGGAAGACAAAGCGCTCCAGTTCATGTCCTCCATCCGAGAGGTCCAAGAGAAGGCAACCTTTGTTGCGATTACTGGGCTACTGGCAAAAAAGTTTTCAG CTACACATCAGGTGCTTCTTTCAAGTTATTTCATTTCAATATACCGTTTACTGCTAACATTGCAGATAGAGCCACACTGTCAAGCACTGATGCAACAAGATCATACTTCAATATTGATTACGAACCTCTGAATGCTCTCAACGAGAAGCTGTCTGCATCAATCGCGGGGGGACATAACTCCTTACAGGCTCCTACAGCAAGACAGTTTGTCACAGCCAATGAGAATCAGCCAAAAGAGCTTCAGATAAAGTCAATCTTGGAGGCTAAGATTCCAGTGGGGAACAAT GTACTGCACTGTCTTTGTAAAGGAACAATAATTGACGTCCTCAATGGAAATGGGTGGTACTATATATGTTGCCCAAAATGCGCAAGGGCTGTTCGTGAATTGGAGGGGAAATTTTATTGTGCGGCCTGCACCGAAGAACCCTACCCAGTAACACAACG TTACAGAGTTGTCATCCGTATCGAGGACGGCACAGGTTCAACAACTTTAACATTGTTCAACAAAGAGGCTGAACAAATTATCGGTGCTCCACTAAACACATTGCTGAAAGAGATAGAG AAGGAGAAGCTGGCAGAGATTCCTCCTGCGCTGAAGAACTTAATCGGCAAAAAATGTGCATTCCAGATAAAGATCACTCCATACAACATAGAAAAAGGCTGCGAGGAGTATACAGTCACCCGTGTCTCGGAGCTTTCACTGCCTCCTATCACCAATGACGCGGCGGACTCTTCTGAGGGCTCGAACAAGAAACAAAGGACCACTTGA